In a genomic window of Nomascus leucogenys isolate Asia chromosome 4, Asia_NLE_v1, whole genome shotgun sequence:
- the GPHA2 gene encoding glycoprotein hormone alpha-2, whose product MPMESPQTLVLCLLVLAVTEAWGQEAVIPGCHLHPFNVTVRSDRQGTCQGSHVAQACVGHCESSAFPSRYSVLVASGYRHNVTSISQCCTISGLKKVKVQLQCVGSRREELEIFTARACQCDMCRLSRY is encoded by the exons ATGCCTATGGAGTCCCCTCAAACCCTGGTCCTCTGTCTGCTGGTCCTGGCAGTCACTGAAGCCTGGGGCCAGGAGGCAGTCATCCCAGGCTGCCACTTGCACC CCTTCAATGTGACAGTGCGAAGTGACCGCCAAGGCACCTGCCAGGGCTCCCACGTGGCACAGGCCTGTGTGGGCCACTGTGAGTCCAGTGCCTTCCCTTCTCGGTACTCTGTGCTGGTGGCCAGTGGTTACCGACACAACGTCACCTCCATCTCTCAGTGCTGCACCATCAGTGGCCTGAAGAAG GTCAAAGTACAGCTGCAGTGTGTGGGGAGCCGGAGGGAGGAGCTCGAGATCTTCACGGCCAGGGCCTGCCAGTGTGACATGTGTCGCCTCTCTCGCTACTAG